GTCCGAGCTCGCCAACACCGTGCTGTCCAAGAACCTGCTGGTCGACTCCCCCGCCCTGCTGCAGTTCCTCGGCGCGACCACCAGCTCGCTGACCATGAGCAGCAACTTCGCCTCCGTGCAGGGACTCGCCGGGCTCGCATACTCCCTGCGCAACGTGCGCCCTGCGACGATCACGTTCATGACGGTGCCCTGGGGGGCCGACCCGAACAACAGCGCCAACGTGCTGTGGACGGGTGAGGCCGACGTGCTGTGGGACAACCTGCGCAACGACCGGCCGATCACCACCCCGGCGGGTGCCGCCGACGAGCCGGTCGCTCCCGTCGACGCCGAGACCGAGACCCCGGCGGACGCCGCCACCACGCCTGCCGCGACGGCTGAACCGACCCCGGCCACCGAGCCGACCACCGAGGCTGAGGCGTCGACCCCGACGCCCACGCCGACCGAGACGACAGCAGAGGCGGGCAAGGAGGCGTTCACGGGCGCCGACGTGACCGCCGTTTGTGGGTGAACCCATGTCCAACGTCCCGCCTTCCTTCACGCCGTCCGGCCGCCCCGGCCGCCCGGCCGAGCCCGGCGACGCCATCCCCGTGCAGGGAGCGCGCTCGGCGCGCCCCGCCACCGGTGGACGCATCGGCCGGCCCGACGACGCCGTGCCCGCCTCCGTGGAGCCGCGCGTGCGACGCCAGTCCTCGCGCGAGGTCCCGGTGACGCCCCCTTCGGAGCGCCGCGGGGCCGCCCCCGTACGCCAGTCCGCCGCGCGTCCCGCGGCCCGCCCACCGCAGCCCGGCCAGCCGCCGGCCGCCCGCCCGCGCGCCATCGCCCCGGGCAGCCCTGGCGCGGCATCCCGGGCGGCAGCCGTCCAGGCCTCCGGGCGTGCGGCAGCGCCATCGTCGGCACGTCCGACGCCGTCCGGGCGTCCGACGTCGTCCGGGCGTCCCGCTGCCTCCGCGCACGACGGCGGCACCCGGTTGCTGCCCGACGGCGCAGGATCCCGTCGCGCGCCCGCGTCGTCGGGCGCCCGCTCGGGCGGCGTGCCCCCGACCCAGCGCCCCGGTGGGCCGCGAGGCCCGGTCCCGCCGTCAGGCGGTTCCGCACGCCCGACGGCGCAGCGTCCCTCGGGCCGGCGGAAGATGCGCAAGGGGCGCATCGTGGCCGCCGTGCTCGCGCTCGTCCTGGTGCTCACGCTCGCCTGGCCTGTAGGCCTGCTGATCTGGGCCAACGGGAAGATCACGCGCGTCGACGCCCTCTCCGGCGCTGCCGGAACCTCCGGCACCACCTGGCTGATCGCCGGCTCGGACGCCCGCAGCCTCGAGGCCGAGAGCGACGTCACCGGTGCGCGCGCCGACACGATCATGCTGCTGCACCGGCCGTCGAGCGGGCCGGCCGCCCTCATCTCGATCCCCCGCGACTCCTTCGTGGAGATCCCCGGCCGCGGCGGCAACAAGATCAACGCCGCCTTCGCGTGGGGCGGGCCCCAGCTCCTGGTCCAGACCGTGGAGCAGCTCTCCGGCCTCACCGTCGACCACTACGTGGAGGTCGGCTTCGGCGGCGTCGAGGAGATCGTGAACGCCGTCGGCGGCGTCGAGCTGTGCTCCGACCTGAACATCGAGTTCGAGCCGCACTCGCAGCTGAG
The Xylanimonas cellulosilytica DSM 15894 DNA segment above includes these coding regions:
- a CDS encoding LCP family protein codes for the protein MSNVPPSFTPSGRPGRPAEPGDAIPVQGARSARPATGGRIGRPDDAVPASVEPRVRRQSSREVPVTPPSERRGAAPVRQSAARPAARPPQPGQPPAARPRAIAPGSPGAASRAAAVQASGRAAAPSSARPTPSGRPTSSGRPAASAHDGGTRLLPDGAGSRRAPASSGARSGGVPPTQRPGGPRGPVPPSGGSARPTAQRPSGRRKMRKGRIVAAVLALVLVLTLAWPVGLLIWANGKITRVDALSGAAGTSGTTWLIAGSDARSLEAESDVTGARADTIMLLHRPSSGPAALISIPRDSFVEIPGRGGNKINAAFAWGGPQLLVQTVEQLSGLTVDHYVEVGFGGVEEIVNAVGGVELCSDLNIEFEPHSQLSWTPGCHTVDGTTALAFSRMRYQDPLGDIGRTDRQRQVIGAIAGELNEPGVLFSPGRQVSLASAGLGAIVTDEDTGIVDLGRLFLAFRAANGDGGVTGTPPIRSLNFRGGNNSGSSVQLDPDLSPAFWRDLAAGDLPPGEVGGMPG